TGGCGCCGGCTTCTTTGGTAGCCTGGCGCTGGGCATCGTTAAAGTACGCGGGCACCGTAATCACGGCTTCCGTCACGGGCTGGCCGAGGTAATCTTCCGCCGTCTGCTTCATTTTCTGAAGTACCATGGCCGAAATTTCCTGCGGAGTGTAGTTGCGGTCGCCAATTTTCACGGCCACCGTATTGTTGGCGCCGGGCGTCAGGTCGTAGGCTACGTACTTGCTCTCGGTGGATACTTCCGAGAACTGGCGGCCCATGAAACGCTTGATGCTGGCGATGGTGTTTTTAGGATTGGTAACGGCCTGGCGCTTCGCCGGGTCGCCCACTTTGCGCTCGCCCTTGCCGTTGTCGAGGAATGCGACGATGGACGGCGTGGTGCGGCGGCCTTCGGAGTTGGGGATAACAACGGGTTCGTTGCCTTCCATTACGGCCACGCAAGAGTTGGTGGTGCCGAGGTCGATGCCGATTATTTTGCCCATGTTGGGGTGTTCAGGTTAAGTGGATATGTTGTCAATAGAAAGCCGCCCTTAGGTAGCTATAGCTCCTTTTACAAGCAACGTACCAGCCCCATTTTGGTGACAGATTGTCACCGATTGGGCCCCAGCCGGCGCACTATCCGCCGAGGTGGCCGAGTTTGGTTTGCCTAAGGAAAGCTTTCCTGACAGGTGTGCAGAGTGAATAATTCATCTATATTCTACTTTCGATGATTAGAAAGACTGGGTAGCTTAAAGCATTAACAAATAGAACTAGAAAACACATGTCATCAAACGTACCCGTGGTAAAACAAGTGGCCTGGATTTCGGTCCTTCCCCAAGTTATCGTCATGATTTTGATTGGGCTAATTTGCTTCCTGAGTGGAGTAAAGACAGATAGTATAGTGCTTTACATGAGTGGGATTTATCTCGGGCTTGGCCTACTGCTGCGCTACACTGTACCTAGCCACCACCGGAAAGGGATGCAGCTTGTTAAAAAACAAGATTATACCGGTGCAATTCCGCTTTTTGAAGCTAGCTACGCATTTTTTACCAGAAAATCTTGGATAGATGAGTACCGATACGTGACTTTATTGAGTTCATCCAGAATGTGTTACCGCGAAATGGCTTTGTGTAACATTGCCTTTTGCTATAGTCAAACTGGTGAAGGACAAAGAGCTACTGAATACTATAATCAGACGATAATGGCATACCCTGAAAATGGTATAGCCCAGTCAGCGCTTCGCATGTTGAATTCGGTAGGTAAGTGAGCACTCTGAGTGTATTTGAAGGTGCTACTCTGCTGATAAAAACCCGCTAACCTGCGCCTGCCAGGCGGCGGGGTAGCGGTGCCAGTAGGGCTCGTGGCCCGCGCCTACGAAATCATGCCGCTGCTTGGGGCCCCGGAGGTTGCGGAAAACGGCGTCGGTTTCGGCGCGGGTCACGCGGGCGTCGGCGGTGCCCCACAGGAGCAGGGTGGGGGTGGCTACCTGCGCGGCGTAGCGCTCGGCGGAGAGGCCGGGGCCCCAAAAGCCGTTTTGCAGGCCGCCCCAGAACACCAGCAAATCGGCCAGGGGCCAAGCGGGCACGTGCAGGGCGGCGAAGCGGTTGCGGGCCGTTTGGCGGAGGCTGCCGAAGGGGCATTCGAGCACGTTGGCCGCCGGGCGTACCCCTAATTCAGCCTCGGCCCGCAGGATGGCCACCGCGCCCATGCTCACGCCGTAGAGCACCAGGGGGCCCGGGCCGCCCGGCCGGGCCCCCAGCCAGCGCGCGGCGGCCGCTACGTCGGCGGCCTCGCGGTAGCCCACCGTCACGCGGCTGCCCGCCGAGCCGCCGCCCCCGGCAAAATCGACCAGCAGCACGGCGTAGCCCAGGCGGCGGAAAAAGGCAGCTTCGGTCGTCAGGTGCGATTTTTCGCTGGTGTAGCCGTGGAACAGCGCCACCGTGCCGCGCGCCGGGCCCGCGGGCTGGCCGTACCAGGCGGCAAGCCGGCCATTGGGGCTCTCAAAAAACACGCTTTGGTAGGGAAACGCCGGCGGCGCACCGGTGACGGGCCGTGGATTGCTAACGCCGGTCAGCACCAGGCCCAGCTTGGCAGCGGCCGACAGCTGCTCAGGTGACTTCGTGCGGGGCCCCGCGCTGGCGCTGAAGTGCGTGAGCCGCCAGGCGTGCAAGAAAACGACAACGTTTGCCAGCCCAAACAGCACGAGGCCGGTATTTAACAGGCAACGCAATAAGCGCTTGCTTGACATAACGCCGGGGCCCTAGCGCGGGCGGCGCGTAGGAGGTGCCGCTGGGGCCCCAGGCGTGGGTTTCACGGCTACCTGGCGGTTGGCTGGGAGCTTGGTGGCCGAGAACTTGGCCTTAAGCTTGCGCGACTCTTCGGGCGTGAGCTCGCGCCACTGGCCGGGGGCCAGCTCGCCGAGGTCCAGCTCGTCGATGCGGGCGCGGACGAGGCGCAGGCAGGGCAGGCCCACGGCGGCGCACATCTTGCGCACCTGGCGGTTCATGCCCTGCGAAATGCGGATTTCGAGCCAGGTGGTGGGGATGCTGGCGCGGTAGCGGATGGGCGTGCTGCGGGACCATAGGCCCTCGGGCTCGGGCATGTCGGTGGCCTGGGCGGGGGCGGTGCGGCCTTCCTTGATGACCACGCCGCGGCGCAGCTTTTCGAGGGCCTCGGTGGTCACCTCGCCTTCTACCTGGGCCCAGTAAGTTTTGAACACCTTGTAGCGCGGGTCGCTGAGGCGGTGCTGGAGGGCCTTATCGTCGGTGAGCAGCAGCAGGCCTTCGGAGTCAAAATCGAGCCGGCCGACGGGGTAGATGTGCGGCACGGGCACAAAATCCTTGAGCGTGGCCCGGCCGGCCTCGTCGGTGAACTGGGTGAGGACTTCGTAGGGCTTGTTGAGGAGAATGTAGCGCATAAGCTGGGGGCCCTGGCGTAAAAGCCGTCTAGGGGATCATCAGAACGTCATGCTGAACGCAGCCGAAGCATCTCTCCCGCTGAGTGATTATTTACTTGCGCGGGAGAGATGCTTCGGCTGCGCTCAGCATGACATTCGATTTTGAATTTCCAGACTTCCAAAACTGTACTTCTGTAGCTGCCTTAGCGCCACCACGGCGCGGCGGGCAGCGGCCCGGGGCCCAAAGTTACGGGCTCGCCGAGGCGCGGCGTGGTGAGGGGCTGGCCGAGGCGGGCGGCCTCGGCGCTGGCGCGCGTCACGGATTCGTTCCAGGGGTGGTTGGCCTCGGTGAAGGCGCCCCAGTGCACGGGTAGCATGGCGGCGGCGCGCACGTCGCGGGCGGCCTGCACGCTCTGCTCGGGCCGCATGTGGATTTCGGCCCACTGCCGGTCGTACTGCCCGCACTCCACCAGCGCCAAATCGAATGGCCCGTACTGGGCCCCGATGGCGGCAAAGTGGGGCCCGTAGCCGCCGTCGCCGGTGTAAAAAATGCGCTTCGTGGGGCCCTGCATCACCCACGAGCACCATAACGTAGAATTGCGGTTGGTGAGGCCGCGGCCCGAGAAGTGGCGGCTCGGCGTGCAGCGCAGCGTGATGCCGGCCACCCGGGCGCTGTCGCCCCAGTTCATTTCGGTGATGCGGGCCGCGGGCACGCCCCAGGCCCGCAGGTGGGCCCCGATGCCCAACGGCACGTAGAAATGCCCCACTTTGTCCTTGATTTTGCGGATGGTTTGGTAGTCAAGGTGGTCGTAGTGGTCGTGCGAAATGAGCACGGCGGCAATGGGCGGCAGCTGCTCGGGCGCGATGGCCAGGCGCGAGTTGTAGCGCTTGGGCGTAACCAGGGCCAGGGGCCCCATTTCTACGCTCAGCATGGGGTCGAGCAGAATGTTTTGGCCGGCCATTTCCACCAGGCTTGCCGAGTGCCCAAACCAGGTCACGCGCACCAGCTCCGGCGATTTCTGCACGATGGTGAGTGAGTCGAGTGGCTGCGTGGGCAGGGGCCCCGGCGGCTCGGTGTTGGGGCTTTTACGGAAAATAAAATTCCAGAGCACCGACCCCATGTTGCCTTCCGTCAGCTGTTTCGTGGGCAGCAGGTTCTTGAATTCGCCGCCCGCGTAGTGGCCCGATTGCGCAAAGCGCTGCCGGTCGGCCTTGGTGGGCGTGCCGCCCAGCTGTGGGCTGAGGCCGGTGAAGGCCACCGCCGCCAGCAATAGGGCCCCGAGGATGCCGCCAGTCGTCAAGAGAAAGGTTTTAAAGGGTGAATGGCGGATGTCTCGCGCCGGGGGATATTTATATTTAATAGACACTAGAACCGTGTAGAACGTCATGCTCATCTGGCGTCCGCGCAGCCGAAGCATCGCTACTGCTCCACTATTCTATGATTACTACTGCGGGAGAGATGCTTCGGCTGCGCGGACGCCAGATGAGCATGACCGCCTAACAAATTATTAGGCAGCCTCGTTTTTAACTGATTCCCGGGCCAACGCCACGATGTCGGGTACTTCGAGTACGGGCTTGGGGGCCCCACCGCTGGCGGCGTCAATCATGGCCCGGCCTACTTCCTGCATGGTGCTGACGTAGGCCGGGGCCAGCCGGCGCACCAGCGGGTAGAGCCAGGCAATTAGGCCGTACCATTTCAGCACGTTGCGCTGGCCGAGTGTCACCTGCATAAAGCCCGGCCGGAACATGTAGGCCCGCCGGAAGGGCAGGGCCAGCAGCTCGTTCTCGGTGCGGTCCTTCACACGCGCCCAGTGCTGGCCGCTTTGCGCGGTGCTGTCGGTGCCGGCGCCCGATACGTAGATGAACGTCAGGGCCGGGTTGAGGCGCGCCAGGGTGCGGGCAAAATCCAACGTTAGGTCGTGGGTGATGCGCTCGTATTCTTCCTTTGACACCCCTACCGCCGAAATGCCGGCGCAGAAAAAACAGGCGTCGTAGCCCATGAGCTGGCTTTCGATGGGGCCCAAGTCCTGCAAGTTGGCGTGCAGCAGCTCGGTCATTTTGGGGTGGCTGCGGCCGCTGGGCCGGCGGCTGAGCACCAGCACGTGCGCCACGGCGGGGTTTTCCAGGCATTCGAGCAGGACGCCCTCGCCCACCATCCCGGTAGCGCCGGTGAGGATGACTCGTAGTTTCATGGCAATGAGAAAAGGTGTTGGCAGCACAGACGCAGAAGTGGTGCTTCTGCTTTACGACTATTTCACAAAAGGCCGTCATGCAGAGCGTAGCGAAGCATCTTTCCGGCGCAACTAATCATGATTATTGCCGCAAGAAAGATGCTTCGCTGCGCTCTGCATGACGGCCTAAAATCAGGAAACGCCTGACCCTTCCACCCACCCACCTACACGCTGCCCGAGTACTTGCGCACGGCCCATTCGGCCGTTACGAAGGCCAAGAGCAGAAAGAAAATCCACTTCTGGTCAATCAGGTTTTTTAGGTCTTCTTCGCTGGAAATGATGGGTTTGTAATTGGCCTTCAGCAAGTCCTGGGTGAGTTGCGCGAGCTGCGCGGGGTAGTAGAGGCGCTGGCCGCTGCGGCGGGCCAGCTGGGCCAGCAGGTTGGGGTTGGCCTTGGATTCGAGGGCTTCGAGGGGCTGGTTTTGCACGAGCAGCTCACCGGCGTCTTGCTGGGCCTGGCCGCCGAGGGTGGCGCGGGCCTGGTAGCGGTAGCGGCCGGCGGGCAGGGCCCCCAGGTGGAGCGGGGCCCCGTCGGCGCCGTTGCTGAAGGAGAAGCGGCGCACGCGTTGGCTGTCGCTGGTGAGGGTGAGGTCAATTTTCTGGTCGTAAATGCGCTCAAACACCGCGTTGTAGGTTTCGGCGGCCAGCGTCACGGCGTCCTGGGTGCCGAAGGCGTCTTGGGTGGGGTAGGCGTCGAGGCGCTTTTTGCGGGCGTTTTGGGTGAGCAGCTGGACGGTGCGCACTATTAGGCGGTCGTAGGCTTCGGGGCGGTCGTCGTGGGCCACGGCTTCGCTCAGGCGCCACTGCCAGCCGCCGTCGGTGAGCAGGGTGGCCCGGCGGGCGCCGGCGGGGCCCCCAAATACCAGCAGCGGCCGCTGGGTGGCCACGCGGCCCACCTGCTGCCAGAGCGCGGCTTCGGCGCCGGGGCCCAGGCGCAGGTCGGCGAAGGGCACGGCCACGGGCGGGTACTGGGCGAAGCGCTGGGCCGCTTCCGCGTCGAGGGCGAAGCGCGTGAAGCCGGGGTTGGGCAGGGGCGTCACGGCGTCGGTTTGGGCCCCGCGGGGCTGGATGGCGAGGCCCGTGCCGAGCCGGTTGTAGGCCGCCAGGTCCGACTGGGCCCCCACCACGTAGAGCGCCGGCACGCCCTTGGCCTGCACCTGGGCCAGAATGTCGGCCCCCAGCCCGCCCTGGGCCGGGATTTGGTGCAGGATGGCCACGTCGAAATCGGCCCCGGGCTTGAGCGGGGCCACGCCGGGCACGGCCAGCGTCAGGTCGAAGTTGTCGTTGGTTTGCAGCGCGGCGCGCAGGGCCTTGAGGTCGGGGTGGGGGGCGGCGCCGGCCAGGAGCACGCGCAGCTTGCCCTTCACCACTTCCACAAAGGCCGGGCGGGCGTTGTTGAGGGCCGTGAACTCGCCGGGCTGGGGCACCACGCGCACCTCGTAGCGGCGCTTGCCGGGCGCGGGAGCCGTAATCTGGAAAGCCACTTTCACACGCCGCCGCCCGGCGGGCAGGGCCACGCGGCGGGTTTCGAGCACCCGGGGCCCCTCGCGCAGCTCCACGGTGGCCGTGCCGCCGGCGTAGCCCTCAAAGGCCAGCTCGGCCTCCAGCGGAAACCGGTTGCCGCTGAACGCCACCCGGTTGTAGGCCAGGTCCGTCAGGCGCAAATCCTTTTTGGGTACGGTGTCGCCCACGGCCACGGCGTAAATCGGAAACGTGTAGTCGGCGGTGGCGGGGCCCCGGCCCTGGTTGGCGATGCCGTCGCTGAGCAGCACCACGGCGGCCAGGTTGCGGCCGTCGTAGGCGGCGCGGGTGCCGGCCAGCAGCTGGTCGAGGTCGGTGCTGGCGGCGGTGAAGCGCAGCGAATCGGGCCCCGGCGTGCGGCCGGGCGTCAGGGCCCGGGTTTCCACGGCGAAGCCCTTGCTGCGCAGCGTGGCGGCCAACTGGGCCAAGCCGGCGGTGGCCTGCCCCAGCACGGGCTTGGGCGTGAATAACTCCACCGATTGCGAGTTGTCGACGGCCAGCACCACGGTGGGTTTTTCGGTGCGCGTAGTGGCGGTGGTGAGCAGGGGCCCCAGTAGCAGGAAGCACAACGCGCTGACTACCAAGAAGCGCAACGCGGCCAGCGCGTAGTTCAGGCGGGGCCCCCAGGGAGCCCGGGCCGAATACTGGAGGGCGGCGTAACCCGCGCCCACCAACAGGCACAGTGGGATAAACCAGGCGGAATATTGGGTCGTGAGCAAAAGCAGCGGCAAAAAAGAGGGCCCCGGGGCGGACTACAAAACGCGGCCCGTAGCAAAAATAGTCCCGCCGCGGGCCCGAGCGCCGGCCGTTGGGGCCCCGGTGGCAGGGGCTGCGCCCCGCCGCCCCAATATCTTTGCCCGCAACTACCGTAAGCGGCCCCATGATTCAAACCGTGATTTTCGACATGGACGGCGTCCTCATCGACACCGAACCCATCCACCGCCACGCTTTTTTTACCCAGTTCGCCGAGCTGGGCATCACCGTTTCGGACGCCGAATACGCCTCGTTTCTGGGCTCGTCCACGCGCAACGTGTTCCAAAAACTCAAGCAGCAGTTCGGCCTTCCGCAAGACGTAGAAGCGCTGCTGATGCGCAAGCGCGAACTGTTCAACCAAGCCTTCGACACTGATCCGAACCTCGATTTGCTCGACAATGTGCGTGTGCTGCTCGACGACCTACGGGCCCACCAAGTGCCGCTGGTGGTGGCTTCGTCGGCCTCCAAGGCCACCATCGGGCGGGTGTTTGCGCGCTTTGGCCTGGGGCCCTACTTCGGGCACATCGTTAGCGGCGAAGACTTTGCGCAGTCCAAACCCCACCCCGCCATCTTCCAGCACGCCGCCGCCCTGGCCGGCACGCCGGTGTCGGAGTGCGTCGTCATCGAGGACTCGGCCAACGGCGTGGCGGCGGCCAAAGCGGCCGGCATCTACTGCATCGGCTACGCCAGCCCGCATTCGGCCGGCCAAGACTTGCACCAGGCGGATATAGTTATCCAGCACTTCGCCGAGCTGTCGGCGGCGAAGATTCGCGCCATCCAAGCAGGACAATGAATGGGATTAAATGCTTCGTGAGTGGGCCAAGCAGATTCTGTGCAAGAGCTTGTTTTATCATTGATATACAGTATTTTGATTAGTATTAAAGTTGAAACTTAGTTCTTGCTTTGTACAATTGCTGCATCCAATTAAGCAACTTGCCAAGCTTTGTCTTGGATGGGCTTGAGGATTTTGTTTGTCTTTCTCAATTCTTTGCTTACCTTTGATCCAAGGCAGTGCTCAAGGCAAACGAATATGAATCATCATCCAAGTATTTTTGATTTACCTCCGGAAGATCAAACGGAATTATTGGGTGCTTTGCGTCAAAAATTAGCTGATGCTGAAAAAGAAGATGACGCATTGGCGCAAGAGGCTTCTCGCTTGGAACTACTCCGTATACCAATTGCTGAAAAGATTGAGAAATATAAACTCTTTCTTAGCCATTTGCCCAATAACGATGTGAGTTTTTCCGACTCTACTAAAGTGCCTGTTGATGTTAAACAACCTGCGCTGACACCTTCAGTGTCATCTGTATCAACAGAAGAACGGTATAATAGAAAGGCTTTACAGCCTGACAAATTATTGTTTATACTGCGTCATCCCGAAATTTACAACCAGGTAACTTTTGTTGGTGCACAGAGCATTGTTAATGCTCTATTGCAAGAAGAACCAGAACTGAAAAACGTAAGTAATGCGACTATGATGAGGCGTATTGGGCCCGCGGTATCACGCTTGGCTCAAGACGGCAAGATTGTCAAAAGGGTCGAAAATGGGCGTCCTTCCCGTATACATTATTTAAGTCCGGATTGGTTTGATAACGATAAATTAAAGCCCGAATACCAAGCAAAATTGTCACAATTAGATTTGGTTACCCAATCGTCAAGGTCTTGAAACAAAAAAACGACCAGCAACTCGAAAGCTACTGGTCGCTAAATAATCGCCCTCTGTTACAGCAGAGGGATGATGCCAACCCTGATACTAGCGAGATTAATCCTCGGTGTATGCGGAAGAGAAAGTTTCTGAAGGTCTCATTAGCCTACAAGAATCCTATAAGCTTCGTTAAGTCAGACGGTTGGTGATGCACTAGGGGAGGTGACACAATCCCTAAAAAAGGTAGCCAAAGCGATTCGATTCGTTACAGGCTGCCTTTTTTTATGTGCAAATATATAAACTGGACTTAGTTATGTAACATGATTTGTGTGCGAAAAGGTTGGTTGATTAAATGTTCAAGAGTGTTGCATTGCCAGGTTGGCTGAGTAGAATATTTAGAAGGCACTTTTTTATCCGTAAAATACCTTTTATCTAGTTAATAATAAGCACTATAATTCTTCCTTACGTCAGCATGCCGCCGTCCACTTGCAGCACCTGGCCGGTGATGTAGCTTGAATCGTCCGAGGCCAGGAACGCGGTGGCCTTCGCCACGTCCTCCGGCGAGCCGCCGCGCTTGAGGGGAATGGCCTTGCGCCACTCGTCTACCTGCTTGGCGTCGAGGGCGTCGGTCATTTCGGTTTCGATGAAGCCCGGGGCCACGGCGTTGCAGCGGATGTTGCGCGAGCCCAGCTCCAGGGCCACCGACTTGGTGAAGCCGATGATGCCGGCCTTGCTGGCGGCGTAGTTGGCCTGCCCAGCGTTGCCCTTGATGCCCACCACGCTGGTCATGTTGATGATGGAGCCGGTTTTGGCGCGCATCATGGGCTTGGTGGCGGCTTTGGTGAGGTTGAAGACCGACTTGAGGTTCACGGTCAGTACGTTGTCCCACTGCTGCTCGCTCATGCGCATCAGCAGGCCGTCCTGGGTGATGCCGGCGTTGTTGACGAGGATGTCCAATTTGCCGAAGTCGGCCAGCACGTCTTCCACCAATTTTTCGGCCTGGGCGTAGTCCGAGGCGTCGGAGCGGTAGCCCTTGGCCTTGGCGCCGTGGGCGGCCAGCTCGGCCTCCAGGGCCTGGCCTTTTTCCACCGACGACAAGTACGTAAAGGCCACCTGGGCCCCCAGCTGGGCAAAATGCGCGGCAATGGCGCGGCCAATTCCTTTCGAGGCCCCGGTTACGAGGGCTACTTTTCCGGCGAGAGTCTGATTCATGGGGCGAAAGTAAGGAACGCGGCCGCTGCAGGGCCGCGCGCCGGACGGCCATCGTTCGATTCGCAAACTCGCAGAGTCCACGCCGCACCGGGCTAACTTCGCCCTGATTATGCCCCATCACGACATCTGCATCCTAGGCGCGGGGCCCGGCGGGGCCACCGCCGCCCTGCACCTGGCTAACGCTGGCCAGCCCTGCCTGCTACTTGACCGCGCCGCGTTTCCGCGCGACAAAGTGTGCGGCGATGCGCTGAGCGGTAAGGTGTTGATGGAACTCAAGCGCATCGACGAGGCGCTGCCCGCCCGGCTGGGGGCCCTGCCCACGCAGGTGCCGAGCTGGGGCATCGACTTCTTTGCGCCCAATGGCCGCCGCTTGGCCATTCCCTTCAAGCCGAAGTTCGACAAGGCCACCGACCGCCCCGCCGGCCACGTGGCTAAGCGGATGGATTTCGATAATTTCTTGGTGGAGGAAGTGCGCCAGCGACCGGAAATCGACTTTCGTGAAAATGTGGACGTGGCCCGCACCGAGCGCACCCCGGCCGGCGGCTGGCAGCTTTTTGACAAAGTGGGCCAGGAAATTGCCACCTGCCGCCTGCTGCTGGTGGCCAACGGGGCCCAGTCGGCGTTTGCGCGCCAGGTAGCCGGCCACGCCCTCGAGCCCGACCACCACTGCGCCGGCCTGCGCACCTACTACCGCGGCGTGGCGGGCCTTAGCCCCGACAATTTTATTGAGCTGCACTTCATCAAGGAATTCCTGCCCGGCTACCTGTGGGTGTTCCCGCTGCCCAACGGCCAGGCCAACGTGGGCGTGGGCATGCTCTCGAAAACCGTGGCGGCCAAAAAATAAACCTGCGTCAGCGGCTCGACGAGATTTTG
This genomic stretch from Hymenobacter sp. PAMC 26628 harbors:
- a CDS encoding tetratricopeptide repeat protein; its protein translation is MILIGLICFLSGVKTDSIVLYMSGIYLGLGLLLRYTVPSHHRKGMQLVKKQDYTGAIPLFEASYAFFTRKSWIDEYRYVTLLSSSRMCYREMALCNIAFCYSQTGEGQRATEYYNQTIMAYPENGIAQSALRMLNSVGK
- a CDS encoding alpha/beta hydrolase; this encodes MRCLLNTGLVLFGLANVVVFLHAWRLTHFSASAGPRTKSPEQLSAAAKLGLVLTGVSNPRPVTGAPPAFPYQSVFFESPNGRLAAWYGQPAGPARGTVALFHGYTSEKSHLTTEAAFFRRLGYAVLLVDFAGGGGSAGSRVTVGYREAADVAAAARWLGARPGGPGPLVLYGVSMGAVAILRAEAELGVRPAANVLECPFGSLRQTARNRFAALHVPAWPLADLLVFWGGLQNGFWGPGLSAERYAAQVATPTLLLWGTADARVTRAETDAVFRNLRGPKQRHDFVGAGHEPYWHRYPAAWQAQVSGFLSAE
- a CDS encoding pseudouridine synthase, coding for MRYILLNKPYEVLTQFTDEAGRATLKDFVPVPHIYPVGRLDFDSEGLLLLTDDKALQHRLSDPRYKVFKTYWAQVEGEVTTEALEKLRRGVVIKEGRTAPAQATDMPEPEGLWSRSTPIRYRASIPTTWLEIRISQGMNRQVRKMCAAVGLPCLRLVRARIDELDLGELAPGQWRELTPEESRKLKAKFSATKLPANRQVAVKPTPGAPAAPPTRRPR
- a CDS encoding MBL fold metallo-hydrolase: MTTGGILGALLLAAVAFTGLSPQLGGTPTKADRQRFAQSGHYAGGEFKNLLPTKQLTEGNMGSVLWNFIFRKSPNTEPPGPLPTQPLDSLTIVQKSPELVRVTWFGHSASLVEMAGQNILLDPMLSVEMGPLALVTPKRYNSRLAIAPEQLPPIAAVLISHDHYDHLDYQTIRKIKDKVGHFYVPLGIGAHLRAWGVPAARITEMNWGDSARVAGITLRCTPSRHFSGRGLTNRNSTLWCSWVMQGPTKRIFYTGDGGYGPHFAAIGAQYGPFDLALVECGQYDRQWAEIHMRPEQSVQAARDVRAAAMLPVHWGAFTEANHPWNESVTRASAEAARLGQPLTTPRLGEPVTLGPGPLPAAPWWR
- a CDS encoding NAD-dependent epimerase/dehydratase family protein, which translates into the protein MKLRVILTGATGMVGEGVLLECLENPAVAHVLVLSRRPSGRSHPKMTELLHANLQDLGPIESQLMGYDACFFCAGISAVGVSKEEYERITHDLTLDFARTLARLNPALTFIYVSGAGTDSTAQSGQHWARVKDRTENELLALPFRRAYMFRPGFMQVTLGQRNVLKWYGLIAWLYPLVRRLAPAYVSTMQEVGRAMIDAASGGAPKPVLEVPDIVALARESVKNEAA
- a CDS encoding VWA domain-containing protein, with the protein product MLTTQYSAWFIPLCLLVGAGYAALQYSARAPWGPRLNYALAALRFLVVSALCFLLLGPLLTTATTRTEKPTVVLAVDNSQSVELFTPKPVLGQATAGLAQLAATLRSKGFAVETRALTPGRTPGPDSLRFTAASTDLDQLLAGTRAAYDGRNLAAVVLLSDGIANQGRGPATADYTFPIYAVAVGDTVPKKDLRLTDLAYNRVAFSGNRFPLEAELAFEGYAGGTATVELREGPRVLETRRVALPAGRRRVKVAFQITAPAPGKRRYEVRVVPQPGEFTALNNARPAFVEVVKGKLRVLLAGAAPHPDLKALRAALQTNDNFDLTLAVPGVAPLKPGADFDVAILHQIPAQGGLGADILAQVQAKGVPALYVVGAQSDLAAYNRLGTGLAIQPRGAQTDAVTPLPNPGFTRFALDAEAAQRFAQYPPVAVPFADLRLGPGAEAALWQQVGRVATQRPLLVFGGPAGARRATLLTDGGWQWRLSEAVAHDDRPEAYDRLIVRTVQLLTQNARKKRLDAYPTQDAFGTQDAVTLAAETYNAVFERIYDQKIDLTLTSDSQRVRRFSFSNGADGAPLHLGALPAGRYRYQARATLGGQAQQDAGELLVQNQPLEALESKANPNLLAQLARRSGQRLYYPAQLAQLTQDLLKANYKPIISSEEDLKNLIDQKWIFFLLLAFVTAEWAVRKYSGSV
- a CDS encoding HAD family hydrolase is translated as MIQTVIFDMDGVLIDTEPIHRHAFFTQFAELGITVSDAEYASFLGSSTRNVFQKLKQQFGLPQDVEALLMRKRELFNQAFDTDPNLDLLDNVRVLLDDLRAHQVPLVVASSASKATIGRVFARFGLGPYFGHIVSGEDFAQSKPHPAIFQHAAALAGTPVSECVVIEDSANGVAAAKAAGIYCIGYASPHSAGQDLHQADIVIQHFAELSAAKIRAIQAGQ
- the fabG gene encoding 3-oxoacyl-[acyl-carrier-protein] reductase; protein product: MNQTLAGKVALVTGASKGIGRAIAAHFAQLGAQVAFTYLSSVEKGQALEAELAAHGAKAKGYRSDASDYAQAEKLVEDVLADFGKLDILVNNAGITQDGLLMRMSEQQWDNVLTVNLKSVFNLTKAATKPMMRAKTGSIINMTSVVGIKGNAGQANYAASKAGIIGFTKSVALELGSRNIRCNAVAPGFIETEMTDALDAKQVDEWRKAIPLKRGGSPEDVAKATAFLASDDSSYITGQVLQVDGGMLT
- a CDS encoding NAD(P)/FAD-dependent oxidoreductase; protein product: MPHHDICILGAGPGGATAALHLANAGQPCLLLDRAAFPRDKVCGDALSGKVLMELKRIDEALPARLGALPTQVPSWGIDFFAPNGRRLAIPFKPKFDKATDRPAGHVAKRMDFDNFLVEEVRQRPEIDFRENVDVARTERTPAGGWQLFDKVGQEIATCRLLLVANGAQSAFARQVAGHALEPDHHCAGLRTYYRGVAGLSPDNFIELHFIKEFLPGYLWVFPLPNGQANVGVGMLSKTVAAKK